In the genome of Candidatus Saccharibacteria bacterium oral taxon 488, one region contains:
- the ligA gene encoding NAD-dependent DNA ligase LigA yields MTVRQLDRQAAEQRIVKLRDLINDYRYHYHVLDESIMSEAAADSLKHELSQLEEQFPELITPDSPTQRVAGKALSKFAKVQHQTRMISLQDVFDRAEVAAWIERMHKVRSDITEEFLCDIKMDGLACALIYEDGVLTRAVTRGDGLVGEDVTMNVRTIQNVPLTLRANQRFAHFLRGRTEIRGEIVMHKADFAALNQRRRAAGQPEFANPRNLAAGTIRQLDPKLVAERPLHFVGYDIIRDNLEDTPTIAFGYQMMNELGITTSRQTQIVYGLDEVMSYVNHLDELRQSLQFNTDGAVIKLNDRRQFAELGIVGKTPRAAVAYKFAAEEATTIVRDIVISIGRTGAATPVAVFDPVVVAGTTVQHASLHNADEIARLDVRRGDTVVIFKAGDIIPQVQTVLKELRPADTKPIDYPAELARQYPELEFVRPAGEAVYRVKGLSGPLILKRALAHFASKGALDIDTLGEKNVEALVEAKLVKDLADIYRLTKDDLLSLERFAEISAQKLIDAIAAKKQPALERFLFGLGIRHVGAQTAIDLTSHFESLEAMSRATIDELREVDGVGEIVAESIVAWFADEDNATLLEKFTDLGVTPQFSQKSDRLAGQSFVITGTLQSMGRDAAAEIIRNLGGTFQTAVAKDTTYLVTGGKVGASKLKKAEQYGTKIIDEQTLLELIQ; encoded by the coding sequence ATGACAGTGCGCCAGCTTGATAGGCAGGCGGCCGAGCAACGAATTGTCAAACTGCGAGATCTGATCAATGATTATCGCTATCATTATCATGTGCTTGACGAATCGATCATGAGCGAGGCGGCGGCTGATAGCCTGAAACATGAACTGTCGCAGCTGGAAGAGCAATTTCCGGAACTTATCACGCCAGACAGCCCAACCCAGCGGGTGGCAGGAAAAGCGCTCAGTAAATTCGCTAAGGTTCAGCATCAAACGCGGATGATTTCACTGCAGGACGTGTTTGACCGGGCGGAAGTTGCGGCATGGATAGAGCGTATGCACAAAGTGCGTAGTGATATCACTGAAGAATTTTTGTGTGATATCAAGATGGATGGCCTGGCCTGCGCGCTAATTTATGAGGACGGTGTGCTGACGCGGGCAGTGACGCGCGGCGACGGATTAGTTGGTGAAGACGTGACTATGAACGTGCGTACGATTCAGAATGTGCCGCTGACACTGCGCGCCAACCAGCGATTTGCTCATTTTTTGCGTGGTCGAACGGAAATTCGTGGTGAAATTGTGATGCACAAGGCTGACTTTGCAGCATTAAACCAGCGTCGGCGAGCGGCTGGTCAGCCAGAATTTGCTAATCCGCGTAATTTGGCGGCGGGGACGATTCGCCAGCTTGATCCAAAATTGGTGGCAGAGCGTCCGCTCCATTTTGTTGGCTATGACATCATTCGTGATAACCTCGAGGACACGCCGACGATTGCCTTTGGCTATCAGATGATGAACGAGCTGGGTATCACTACCAGTCGGCAGACGCAAATTGTCTATGGCTTGGACGAGGTGATGAGCTATGTTAATCATCTTGATGAGCTGCGTCAGTCGCTGCAGTTTAATACCGACGGAGCAGTCATTAAGCTTAACGACCGGCGACAGTTTGCTGAGCTCGGCATCGTTGGCAAGACACCACGAGCGGCAGTGGCGTATAAATTTGCCGCCGAAGAAGCCACGACCATTGTCCGCGATATTGTTATTTCCATCGGTCGAACCGGTGCGGCTACGCCAGTAGCGGTGTTTGACCCGGTGGTGGTGGCCGGTACGACGGTGCAGCATGCTAGCCTGCATAACGCCGACGAAATTGCCCGGCTGGATGTGCGGCGCGGCGACACGGTGGTGATTTTCAAGGCGGGCGACATCATTCCGCAGGTGCAAACTGTACTGAAAGAATTGCGACCGGCAGATACTAAGCCGATTGACTATCCAGCAGAGCTGGCGCGCCAATATCCGGAACTAGAATTTGTGCGGCCAGCAGGCGAGGCGGTGTACCGGGTTAAAGGTTTGAGCGGTCCGCTGATTTTGAAGCGAGCCCTAGCGCATTTTGCCTCCAAAGGTGCGCTGGATATCGATACGCTGGGCGAGAAAAATGTCGAGGCGCTGGTCGAGGCTAAGTTGGTCAAGGACTTGGCGGATATTTACCGGTTGACGAAAGACGATTTGCTTAGTTTGGAGCGTTTTGCTGAGATTTCTGCACAAAAGCTCATCGATGCCATTGCTGCCAAAAAACAGCCAGCCTTGGAGCGATTTTTGTTTGGCCTTGGCATTCGGCATGTTGGCGCGCAGACGGCGATTGACCTGACAAGTCACTTTGAGAGTCTTGAGGCTATGTCTCGCGCGACCATTGATGAGCTGCGCGAAGTGGATGGCGTGGGTGAAATTGTTGCCGAGTCAATCGTGGCGTGGTTTGCTGATGAAGATAACGCGACGCTGCTCGAAAAATTTACCGATTTGGGTGTGACACCGCAGTTTAGTCAAAAATCCGACCGACTAGCTGGTCAAAGTTTTGTTATCACCGGCACCCTGCAGTCGATGGGTCGTGACGCCGCCGCGGAAATAATCCGTAATCTCGGCGGCACTTTCCAAACCGCTGTTGCAAAAGATACAACATATTTGGTAACCGGTGGTAAAGTCGGTGCCAGCAAGTTGAAAAAAGCCGAGCAATACGGCACCAAAATTATTGATGAACAAACATTGTTAGAGCTTATACAATAA